The Pyrus communis chromosome 2, drPyrComm1.1, whole genome shotgun sequence genome includes a window with the following:
- the LOC137726193 gene encoding protein LSD1-like isoform X2 has protein sequence MQSQLVCSGCRSILLYPRGATNVCCALCNTITPVPAPGTEMAQLICGGCRTLLMHTRGATSVRCSCCHTVNLAPGSSQVAHINCGNCRTTLMYPFGAPSVKCAVCHFVTNAGMANMRVPIPAHRPNGTANSGMVPSTSASQTVVVENPMSVDESGKLVSNVVVGVTRGKTSTT, from the exons ATGCAGAGCCAGCTTGTGTGTAGTGGGTGTAGGAGCATTCTTCTATATCCTAGAGGAGCTACAAATGTATGCTGTGCATTATGCAATACAATCACCCCAGTCCCTGCTCCTG GGACGGAAATGGCTCAACTTATTTGTGGGGGTTGTAGGACGTTGCTAATGCATACACGTGGGGCAACAAGTGTGAGGTGCTCCTGTTGTCACACAGTAAATCTTGCTCCAG gaTCCAGTCAGGTCGCCCACATCAACTGTGGAAACTGCCGGACAACGCTTATGTATCCATTTGGAGCTCCTTCGGTCAAATGTGCAGTCTGTCACTTTGTTACTAATGCTGGG ATGGCCAATATGAGGGTTCCAATTCCAGCGCACAGACCTAATGGGACGGCCAATTCAGGAATGGTGCCCTCTACTTCAGCG AGCCAGACCGTTGTCGTTGAGAACCCTATGTCTGTTGATGAAAGTGGCAAATTG GTGAGCAATGTCGTCGTTGGTGTCACACGGGGAAAAACTAGCACAACGTGA
- the LOC137726193 gene encoding protein LSD1-like isoform X1, which yields MQSQLVCSGCRSILLYPRGATNVCCALCNTITPVPAPGTEMAQLICGGCRTLLMHTRGATSVRCSCCHTVNLAPGSSQVAHINCGNCRTTLMYPFGAPSVKCAVCHFVTNAGMANMRVPIPAHRPNGTANSGMVPSTSAAMPHSQSQTVVVENPMSVDESGKLVSNVVVGVTRGKTSTT from the exons ATGCAGAGCCAGCTTGTGTGTAGTGGGTGTAGGAGCATTCTTCTATATCCTAGAGGAGCTACAAATGTATGCTGTGCATTATGCAATACAATCACCCCAGTCCCTGCTCCTG GGACGGAAATGGCTCAACTTATTTGTGGGGGTTGTAGGACGTTGCTAATGCATACACGTGGGGCAACAAGTGTGAGGTGCTCCTGTTGTCACACAGTAAATCTTGCTCCAG gaTCCAGTCAGGTCGCCCACATCAACTGTGGAAACTGCCGGACAACGCTTATGTATCCATTTGGAGCTCCTTCGGTCAAATGTGCAGTCTGTCACTTTGTTACTAATGCTGGG ATGGCCAATATGAGGGTTCCAATTCCAGCGCACAGACCTAATGGGACGGCCAATTCAGGAATGGTGCCCTCTACTTCAGCG GCAATGCCTCATTCTCAGAGCCAGACCGTTGTCGTTGAGAACCCTATGTCTGTTGATGAAAGTGGCAAATTG GTGAGCAATGTCGTCGTTGGTGTCACACGGGGAAAAACTAGCACAACGTGA
- the LOC137726192 gene encoding protein ROOT PRIMORDIUM DEFECTIVE 1-like, whose product MGTQFTRWMMKQPRQHFLAVRYKTTSSEYVASRARDATFEKLMDKYKNLLKVIAVQDLILANPHDPAVSLDFLSKLSQKLHLNRGAVAFLRKYPHIFHIYHVPMKSQTFCRLTDRAAQISKDEAEAINASLPLVVDQLVRLLSMSTSKMLPLRAIFKVGRELGLPDDFENSVIDKNPHLFQLCDAHEPNTHNLKLVNVTSDKFTAAVENWRVEEYCKEGSSVDRAEIQFSFKHGYPPGMKLRKNFRAKVKEWQRLPYVGPYDEMAEKKRSSKAGMMAVEKRAVSIVHEFLNLTVEKMVEVEKISHFRKCFGFDLNIRDLFLDHPGMFYLSTKGKRHTVFLREAYERGCLIHPNPVYNARRKLLDLVILGRHGLFNDDSKPRNHASSKEAELLEQHNEETCSSD is encoded by the coding sequence ATGGGAACCCAATTTACCAGATGGATGATGAAACAGCCCCGCCAACATTTTTTGGCTGTCCGGTATAAAACAACCTCATCTGAGTATGTAGCATCAAGAGCCAGAGATGCCACGTTTGAGAAACTAATGGACAAGTACAAGAACCTTCTCAAAGTCATTGCTGTCCAAGATCTCATCCTTGCAAACCCCCACGACCCTGCAGTGTCCCTTGATTTCCTCTCCAAGCTCTCCCAAAAGCTCCATCTCAACCGTGGTGCAGTCGCCTTCCTCCGCAAATAccctcacattttccacatttACCATGTTCCCATGAAGTCCCAGACCTTCTGCAGATTAACTGACAGAGCTGCTCAAATTTCTAAAGACGAAGCAGAGGCTATCAACGCCTCTTTGCCACTTGTTGTTGATCAATTGGTTCGGCTTCTATCAATGTCTACTTCCAAGATGTTGCCACTCCGTGCCATTTTTAAAGTTGGGAGGGAACTTGGGCTTCCCGATGATTTTGAGAACTCGGTAATAGATAAAAACCCCCATCTTTTCCAACTTTGTGATGCTCATGAACCCAATACTCATAACCTGAAACTGGTTAATGTAACTTCTGACAAGTTCACTGCAGCAGTTGAAAATTGGAGGGTAGAGGAATACTGCAAGGAGGGTAGCAGTGTTGATAGGGCTGAAATTCAGTTTAGTTTTAAACACGGATATCCTCCTGGGATGAAGTTAAGAAAGAATTTTAGAGCCAAGGTTAAGGAGTGGCAGAGGTTGCCATATGTGGGGCCATATGATGAGATGGCAGAGAAGAAGAGGTCGTCTAAGGCCGGAATGATGGCTGTGGAGAAACGGGCAGTTTCAATTGTTCATGAATTCTTGAATTTGACAGTTGAGAAGATGGTTGAAGTGGAGAAAATCAGCCATTTTAGGAAATGTTTTGGCTTTGATTTGAATATCAGAGATTTATTCTTGGATCACCCCGGGATGTTTTATTTGTCAACCAAGGGAAAGAGACACACTGTTTTCCTAAGAGAAGCTTATGAGAGGGGTTGTTTGATTCACCCAAATCCGGTTTataatgcaaggagaaagcttctGGATCTTGTCATTTTGGGGCGTCATGGCCTGTTTAATGATGACTCTAAGCCAAGGAACCATGCCAGTAGCAAGGAGGCTGAGTTGCTGGAACAGCACAATGAAGAAACCTGTAGCTCTGATTAG
- the LOC137725157 gene encoding coatomer subunit epsilon-1-like — MAAVAAGPDHLFNLRNNFYLGAYQAAINNSDLPNLSPDDAVERDCLVFRSYIALGSYQLVINEIDASAATPLQAVKLLALYLSGPDFKESAISNLKELLADPAVGNNPTLRLIAGTVFMHEQDYNEALKYTNSGGTMELNALNIQIFLKMHRSDYAERQLRLMQQVDEDHTLTQLAMAWLNLAVGGSKIQEAYLIFQDFSEKSQATSLILNGKAVCCMHMGNFDEAETLLLEALQKDAKDPETLANLVVCCLHLGKPSSRFLSQLKIGHPNHLLVKRAAEAEQNINQALQAVG, encoded by the exons ATGGCAGCAGTGGCAGCAGGACCGGACCACCTCTTCAACCTCCGCAACAACTTCTACTTGGGCGCCTACCAGGCCGCCATTAACAACAGCGACCTCCCCAACCTCTCCCCTGACGACGCCGTCGAGCGCGACTGCCTCGTCTTCCGCTCTTACATCGCCCTCGGCAGCTACCAGCTCGTCATCAATGAGATCGACGCATCCGCCGCCACGCCTCTTCAGGCCGTCAAGCTCCTCGCCCTCTACCTATCCGGCCCCGATTTCAAG GAATCGGCGATCTCGAATTTGAAGGAGTTGTTGGCGGATCCGGCCGTCGGAAACAACCCTACTCTGAGGCTGATTGCTGGGACGGTTTTCATGCATGAGCAGGACTACAATGAAGCTCTCAAATACACCAATTCCGGAGGCACTATGGAACT GAATGCATTGAATATCCAGATATTCCTTAAAATGCATAGGTCAGATTACGCGGAGAGACAGCTGCGGCTCATGCAACAGGTTGACGAGGACCACACGCTAACTCAACTTGCAATGGCATGGTTAAATCTGGCAGTG ggTGGTTCCAAGATACAGGAGGCATATCTCATCTTCCAAGATTTCTCTGAGAAGTCTCAGGCTACGagtttgatcctcaatggaaaGGCTGTTTGCTGTATGCATATGGGAAACTTTGATGAAGCTGAAACACTACTTCTTGAAGCACTGCAAAAG GATGCAAAGGATCCAGAAACTCTAGCCAACCTTGTTGTATGCTGTCTTCACCTAGGAAAACCATCTTCTCGTTTCCTTAG CCAGTTGAAAATTGGGCACCCAAATCACTTGCTTGTCAAAAGGGCCGCGGAGGCAGAACAGAACATTAACCAAGCTCTTCAAGCAGTTGGTTGA
- the LOC137722989 gene encoding CASP-like protein 1B1 — protein sequence MALENGQKPEDKAELAAVTKPTDWTIVVLRVVAFFATVTATVVMASNKETKSLVVAPPISVTLTAKFQHNPANVYFVIANGIASLHNVFMIVVHFFGDKFKDKGLQLVMVAVLDMMIVALVSSGDGAATFMAELGKKGNSHARWNKICDKFEKYCDRGGGAIISSYIGLLFLLVITVLSIIKLLKRN from the exons ATGGCTCTAGAAAATGGACAGAAACCCGAGGATAAGGCGGAGTTAGCGGCGGTGACGAAGCCGACGGACTGGACTATTGTCGTACTGAGGGTGGTTGCGTTTTTTGCCACGGTGACTGCAACCGTTGTAATGGCAAGCAACAAAGAAACCAAGTCCTTGGTGGTTGCCCCACCAATAAGCGTCACTCTCACAGCCAAGTTTCAGCACAATCCTGCAAATGT GTACTTTGTGATAGCTAATGGAATTGCAAGCCTTCATAACGTGTTCATGATAGTTGTGCACTTTTTCGGAGACAAGTTCAAGGACAAGGGCCTTCAACTTGTGATGGTAGCCGTTTTAGACATG ATGATTGTGGCCCTAGTATCTTCGGGCGATGGTGCAGCAACCTTCATGGCAGAGCTAGGGAAGAAGGGAAACTCGCACGCAAGGTGGAACAAAATCTGTGACAAGTTCGAGAAGTACTGCGACCGTGGCGGCGGTGCCATCATCTCTTCCTACATCGGACTCCTCTTTTTGCTGGTTATAACAGTGCTGTCCATCATCAAACTACTCAAAAGAAATTAG
- the LOC137725366 gene encoding UDP-arabinose 4-epimerase 1-like, protein MLNFGRTRSQSRTNRSMSLGGMEYPDPKRKNNFVGKILLAATLTALCIIMLKQSPSFNTTSSFSIHEAGVTHVLVTGGAGFIGSHAALRLLRDQYRVTIVDNLSRGNIGAIKVLQELFPEPGRLQFIYADLGDPKSVNKIFSENAFDAVMHFAAVAYVGESTLDPLKYYHNITSNTLGVLEAMASHGVKTLIYSSTCATYGEPEKMPITEETLQLPINPYGKAKKMAEDIILDFHKNSDMAVMILRYFNVIGSDPEGRLGEAPRPELREHGRISGACFDAARGITPGLKVRGTDYKTSDGTCIRDYIDVTDLVDAHVKALEHAQPRKVGIYNVGTGKGSSVKEFVEACKKATGVDIKVDFLPRRPGDYAEVFSDPSKILRELNWSAQHTNLQESLHVAWRWQKAHRDGYGTTPLVLSS, encoded by the exons ATGCTTAATTTTGGCAGGACCAGAAGTCAGTCAAGGACCAACAGATCCATGTCTTTAGGAG GCATGGAGTACCCAGATCCCAAGAGGAAGAACAACTTTGTAGGAAAAATTCTTTTGGCTGCTACCCTTACAGCATTATGTATTATTATGCTGAAACAATCCCCATCTTTCAATACCACAAGCTCG TTCTCCATTCATGAAGCAGGGGTAACTCATGTCCTAGTAACTGGAGGTGCTGGATTTATTGGTTCACATGCTGCATTACGACTCCTAAGGGATCAATATCGTGTAACTATTGTG GATAACCTCTCACGGGGGAACATAGGTGCCATCAAGGTTCTCCAAGAGTTATTTCCTGAACCTGGGAGGCTTCAGTTTATTTATGCTGACTTGGGAGATCCAAAATCT GTCAACAAAATATTTTCGGAGAATGCATTTGATGCTGTGATGCATTTTGCAGCTGTTGCATATGTTGGGGAAAGCACACTTGATCCACTTAA GTATTACCACAACATTACATCAAATACCTTAGGGGTATTGGAGGCAATGGCTTCACATGGTGTGAAGACTTTGATATATTCTAGTACATGTGCAACATACGGAGAACCTGAGAAGATGCCTATTACTGAAGAAACTCTGCAG CTCCCAATTAATCCATATGGAAAAGCAAAGAAGATGGCAGAAGATATCATCTTGGATTTTCATAAGAATTCAGACATGGCAGTCATGATCCTGAG ATACTTCAATGTGATTGGGTCGGACCCAGAGGGCAGATTAGGTGAAGCTCCCAGACCTGAACTTCGTGAACATGGACGAATATCAGGTGCTTGTTTTGATGCAGCTCGTGGTATCACTCCTGGGCTAAAG GTTCGAGGTACCGATTACAAAACATCTGATGGCACTTGCATAAGAGATTATATAGATGTCACTGATCTGGTTGATGCCCACGTTAAAGCTCTTGAGCATGCACAGCCCCGTAAAGTGGGAATCTACAATGTTGGAACTGGAAAAG GTAGTTCGGTAAAGGAGTTCGTGGAGGCATGTAAGAAGGCAACTGGTGTGGACATTAAGGTTGATTTCCTTCCCCGCCGGCCTGGTGACTATGCTGAAGTCTTCAGTGACCCATCTAAGATCCTCCGTGAACTGAACTGGAGCGCTCAACACACCAACCTTCAAGAGAGTTTGCATGTTGCGTGGAGATGGCAAAAAGCGCATCGCGATGGGTACGGAACCACCCCGTTGGTGTTGTCTTCTTGA